The Opitutaceae bacterium genomic interval AGTACCACGCATCCTCGTAGCCTGGCATCAGGTGTTGGGTGCCCGTGCCGAGGAGCTCAGCCAATCGCGCCGCGAACGCCCGTGCCTCTGGCGCCGTACGTCCACTGGGTTTGCCAATGTCCGCCAAAAGCTCGGGGCGCGTCCAGATGGGCTGACCATCCCGGCGCCAGTAGGCGCCGAAGGTCCAGCGCGGCAACGACTCGCCCGGGTACCACTTGCCCTGCCCGTAGTGGATGAAGCCCCCCTTGCCGTAGTGGCTGGACAGACGTTTCACCAGTTGCTCCGCGAGCTTCCGCTTGTGGGGGCCCATCGCTTCGGTGTTCCATTCGGGCCCGTCCATGTCGTCGATCGATACGAAAGTCGGCTCGCCTCCCATCGTCAGGCGTACGTCGCCTGACTTCAGCGCTTCATCGATTCTTTGGCCGAGAGCATTGATGTCCGACCACTGGCGCTCAGTGTAGGGCAGCGTCACGCGCGGAGACTCGTGCGCGCGCCTGACGTCCATCTCAAATTTGAATTCAACCTCACACTCGTCGACGCCTCCCGTGATTGGGGCGGCGCTCGAGGGCTCCGCGGAGCAGGCCAGGGGCAGGTGACCCTCGCCGGCAAGTAAACCCGACGTGGGATCCAGACCAATCCAGCCTGCACCTGGCAGGTAAACCTCGCACCAGGCGTGAAGGTCGGTGAAATCCCGCTCGGTGCCGGACGGGCCGTCGAGGGATTTCTGGTCCGGGCGGAGCTGTATCAGGTATCCGGATACAAAACGCGCTGCGAGGCCGAGGTGCCTCAAGAGTTGCACGAGGAGCCAGGCCGAGTCGCGACACGATCCGCTTGCCTTGGTCAGGGTCTCCTCCGGCGTTTGCACACCCGGCTCGAGGCGAATCAGGTAGCCAATGTCGCGCCAAAGCCGCTGGTTCAGGTCCACCAGAAACGAAAGCGTGGCCCGCGGCGTGGTATCGACTCCCGTCAGGTAGGCAGCGAAGGCGGGGGTGGCCTCGTCCTGCCTGAGGAACGGGATGAGTTCGGTCGCAAGTTTCTCCTCGTATTGGAAGGGAAACTTCTCCGCGGTCGGTTCGAGGAAGAAGTCGAATGGATTATAAACCGCCATTTCGGCCACAAGGCCCACCTCGACAGCGAACGATTTTACTTTCTCGGGAAATACGAGCCGTGCGAGGAAGTTGCCCTGCGGGTCCTGCTGCCAGTTGATGAAATGCCCGGCTGGTTCGACTTTGAGACCGTAGCTCAGGATGGGGGTGCGGCAGTGCGCTGCCGGGCGCAGTCGCACCACCTGGGGGCCGAGGGTGACCAGGCGGTCGTATTTGTATTCGGTTCGGTGATGGAGGGCGACGTGAATGGCCATGGGGAATGCGAGCGTCCATGAGCAAGTCCCGGGCCGAAGGGAGTTTCAACTGCAACTCACGGCGCTTCTTATGACCCTTTGTTTGCGCGCTGCATGGCTCGCTGGAAAGTGGGCAGCTCCGGGGCGAGTTGCTTGACCGCTTGCACCATGTGATTTTGAACGGTGGATTCCGCCAATCCCAAAGTCTCGGCGATTTCGCTGTAGCGACGGCCTTCGATACGGTTGAGGCGAAAGATGAGCTGGCGTTGGGGCGGCATCTTTTCGAGTAGCAGGTTAACCTGTTGTTGAAACTCCTGATACAAAAGGGCTTCGTCTACACGGCGCTCATCAACGAGGTCTTGGGTGAGCGAATCATCCAAGAAGACCATCCCTTTCGGCAGCTCACTTCGGCGGAGGTTGAAGGATTGATTCCCAACCGCGGCAAACAAATAGGCCCGCACCTTGGTCCGCACCGAAAGCGTTTTCCGTCTCCGCCAAATGCTAAGAAACACATTCGATACCGCTTCGTCCGCCAGGTCCCGACGTCTCAGTAGGCTTTGGGCAAAGCTCCCCAACGGGGTGTAGTAGCGGGAAAGCAACAGCTCAAGCGCGCTCTCATCATCCTGGCTGATTCGCTGGAGGAGTTCCCTGTCACCAACGG includes:
- a CDS encoding sigma-70 family RNA polymerase sigma factor yields the protein MRQQAVGDRELLQRISQDDESALELLLSRYYTPLGSFAQSLLRRRDLADEAVSNVFLSIWRRRKTLSVRTKVRAYLFAAVGNQSFNLRRSELPKGMVFLDDSLTQDLVDERRVDEALLYQEFQQQVNLLLEKMPPQRQLIFRLNRIEGRRYSEIAETLGLAESTVQNHMVQAVKQLAPELPTFQRAMQRANKGS